The Mesorhizobium loti genome includes a region encoding these proteins:
- the galE gene encoding UDP-glucose 4-epimerase GalE, producing MTQPAILVTGGAGFIGSHTCKLLATAGYMPVVFDNLSRGNAKSVAWGPLVVGDIRDRDALQAAMETYRPTAVIHFAALAYVGESVREPAEYYSTNVTGTIAVLDAARACSIEKIIFSSSCATYGVPEALPVRETSAQNPISPYGRTKLMGEQIIGDYASAYGMKFTILRYFNACGADPDGELGEWHSPETHLVPRVLMAASGIIDEIEVFGTDYDTSDGTCVRDYIHVSDLARAHLKALMHLERGGQSLAVNLGTGRGVSIKEIVQAVSRMTSRSVPAVFRSRRPGDPAELYADPGSAREQLGFVPELSDIDTIVRTAAPFFGLGTKPMKLPPTEAAASIAARQIRDNGAGSSRAGQTR from the coding sequence ATGACCCAGCCGGCAATCCTGGTGACGGGAGGAGCCGGCTTCATCGGCAGCCACACCTGCAAGCTGCTGGCCACGGCCGGTTATATGCCGGTGGTTTTCGACAATCTGAGCCGCGGCAACGCGAAGTCCGTTGCCTGGGGTCCGCTTGTCGTTGGCGATATCCGGGATCGGGATGCGCTGCAGGCGGCGATGGAAACGTACCGGCCGACAGCAGTGATCCACTTTGCGGCACTGGCCTATGTCGGCGAGTCCGTTCGCGAGCCGGCCGAATACTATTCGACCAACGTAACAGGCACCATCGCGGTGCTCGATGCGGCGCGCGCTTGTTCCATCGAGAAGATCATCTTCTCCAGCAGCTGCGCGACCTACGGCGTGCCGGAAGCGTTGCCCGTTCGCGAGACCTCCGCGCAAAATCCGATCAGCCCTTACGGGCGCACCAAGCTGATGGGCGAACAGATCATCGGCGACTATGCGTCGGCATATGGAATGAAATTCACGATCCTCCGCTATTTCAACGCTTGCGGCGCCGATCCCGACGGCGAGCTTGGGGAGTGGCATTCGCCGGAGACGCACCTGGTTCCCAGAGTGCTCATGGCCGCATCGGGCATCATCGACGAGATCGAGGTTTTCGGCACCGACTACGACACGTCGGACGGCACCTGCGTACGCGACTATATCCATGTCAGCGATCTGGCCCGCGCCCATCTGAAAGCCCTCATGCATCTCGAGCGCGGCGGACAAAGTCTGGCGGTCAACCTCGGCACCGGGCGGGGCGTGTCCATCAAGGAGATTGTCCAGGCGGTCAGCAGAATGACGTCAAGATCGGTTCCGGCCGTCTTCAGGAGCAGGCGCCCGGGAGATCCGGCAGAGCTCTACGCCGATCCGGGAAGCGCACGCGAACAGCTTGGCTTCGTGCCGGAGCTTTCCGACATCGACACGATCGTCAGGACGGCTGCCCCGTTTTTTGGGTTGGGGACGAAACCGATGAAACTGCCGCCAACCGAGGCGGCAGCATCCATCGCCGCTCGACAGATCAGAGATAACGGGGCCGGCAGCTCGCGCGCTGGCCAAACCCGCTAG
- a CDS encoding DUF995 domain-containing protein, which produces MFLLALCGQTALPGTAHAAAAKDSAPAEAVAATVPTAYELSLLYADRTWVWKNGAAYFAQGDRRLEAWTSGPDTASFAAGRWLVTSNGKMCMELAWRSKGYTGKQNRTCYSHRIQGGNIEKRKDPDGEWYGFKRSPEDLSDEYLKFEAGNTKGAQFEEARKLVDSKK; this is translated from the coding sequence ATGTTTCTCCTGGCGCTCTGCGGCCAGACGGCGCTTCCAGGAACGGCGCACGCGGCGGCCGCCAAAGACAGCGCGCCCGCGGAAGCGGTTGCCGCCACTGTTCCGACTGCCTACGAGCTGTCGCTTCTTTACGCCGACCGCACATGGGTGTGGAAAAATGGAGCGGCCTATTTCGCACAGGGCGATCGACGCCTCGAGGCCTGGACGTCCGGGCCTGACACGGCGTCTTTCGCGGCGGGCAGATGGCTGGTGACCAGTAACGGCAAGATGTGCATGGAACTCGCCTGGCGGTCGAAGGGCTACACTGGCAAGCAAAATCGCACCTGCTACAGCCACCGGATTCAGGGCGGGAACATCGAGAAACGCAAGGACCCGGATGGGGAATGGTACGGCTTCAAGCGATCTCCCGAGGATCTTTCCGACGAATACCTGAAATTCGAAGCAGGCAACACAAAGGGCGCGCAGTTCGAAGAGGCCCGCAAGCTGGTCGATTCCAAGAAGTAG
- a CDS encoding SDR family oxidoreductase, whose protein sequence is MGKLVKVLKLESGSQTGANQSRSRALVAGGAGFLGSHLCERLLRDGYDVVALDNFHTGKRYNLNTLLRNPRFTCIEHDIVNALPSGLQCDEIYNLACPASPPHYQADPIHTFKTSVLGSLNLLELARQNKAKIFQASTSEVYGDPFVHPQPESYFGNVNTHGPRSCYDEGKRSAETLFFDYSRTYGLDIRVARIFNTYGRRMQPDDGRVVSNFIVQALRGKDLTVYGSGLQTRSFCYADDLIEGFVRLMNAPSAPTHPVNLGNPAEFTIMELATLVVDYTNARSKIVHRPLPVDDPRQRKPDISFARANLGWEPKISLSQGLARTVEYFDTLLYGSHMAKGAAAS, encoded by the coding sequence ATGGGTAAGCTTGTCAAGGTTCTGAAACTGGAATCCGGCAGTCAAACGGGCGCCAACCAAAGCCGAAGTCGCGCCCTGGTCGCCGGAGGTGCGGGATTTTTAGGATCGCATCTGTGCGAACGTCTTTTGCGGGACGGATACGACGTCGTCGCGCTCGACAATTTCCACACCGGCAAGAGATACAATCTCAATACCCTTCTGCGTAATCCGAGATTCACGTGCATCGAGCACGATATCGTCAATGCACTGCCTTCGGGCCTTCAATGCGATGAGATCTACAATCTTGCCTGCCCAGCCTCGCCGCCGCACTACCAGGCAGACCCGATCCATACCTTCAAGACAAGCGTGCTTGGTTCGCTGAACCTTCTGGAGCTCGCGCGACAGAACAAGGCCAAGATATTCCAGGCCTCGACGTCCGAAGTCTATGGCGATCCCTTCGTGCACCCACAGCCCGAGAGCTACTTCGGCAACGTCAATACGCACGGACCGCGGTCCTGCTACGATGAGGGCAAGCGCTCGGCTGAAACGCTGTTCTTCGACTATTCGAGAACCTATGGCCTCGATATCCGCGTTGCCCGCATTTTCAACACTTACGGCCGCCGCATGCAGCCCGATGACGGGCGCGTGGTTTCGAACTTCATCGTCCAGGCGTTGCGCGGCAAAGACCTGACCGTCTATGGCAGCGGCCTGCAGACGCGCTCCTTCTGCTATGCCGACGACCTGATCGAGGGCTTTGTCCGGCTGATGAACGCGCCGAGCGCGCCGACGCACCCGGTCAACCTCGGCAACCCCGCCGAATTCACCATCATGGAACTGGCGACGCTGGTCGTCGATTACACCAACGCCCGATCGAAGATCGTGCATCGGCCGCTGCCGGTCGACGACCCCAGACAGCGCAAGCCCGACATCTCCTTTGCCAGGGCCAATCTCGGCTGGGAGCCGAAAATCAGCCTGAGCCAGGGGCTCGCGCGCACTGTCGAGTATTTTGACACCCTGCTCTACGGAAGTCACATGGCCAAAGGAGCCGCGGCTTCATGA